The following are encoded in a window of Anopheles gambiae chromosome X, idAnoGambNW_F1_1, whole genome shotgun sequence genomic DNA:
- the LOC133390949 gene encoding LOW QUALITY PROTEIN: putative odorant receptor 83c (The sequence of the model RefSeq protein was modified relative to this genomic sequence to represent the inferred CDS: inserted 2 bases in 1 codon; substituted 1 base at 1 genomic stop codon): PLCTIQLLIFCIPGTLIELKASKLTGSIYDTAWHEMHQQNKQIVHLLLHRSXHPSGLTCXNINMNLFVNVAKKVYSIFMMMESM; the protein is encoded by the exons CCGCTCTGCACGATACAGCTGCTGATCTTCTGCATCCCCGGCACGCTGATCGAGCTCAAGGCGTCCAAGCTGACGGGATCGATCTACGACACGGCCTGGCACGAGATGCACCAGCAGAACAAGCAAATCGTTCACCTACTGCTGCACCGCAGCTAGCATCCGAGTGGACTAACCTG TAACATCAATATGAATCTGTTCGTGAAT GTTGCCAAGAAGGTGTACTCGATCTTTATGATGATGGAAAGCATGTGA
- the LOC1272040 gene encoding putative odorant receptor 83c, with the protein MSEHPIHTFDRLIKRQRLLLKLIGIDSYDPAFRIHSLTFMLVCLALTFFVISLYDLYLFRDDLFNFVYVLITIFFATIGIGHISVFLLCSKLLAELLEQSYRTYRLVVDDQREQRILQWYTRLFQRAVDGYTLVFIGTSVAAGLLPLAIYLLSGDRVLPYGVVLPFVDPDSLVGYELNYIYQVSCIIWTPPGLVASVCMLFGLVLNICIQYDILAVKLQDLDELIRSPHPHRDAMIGCKLRSILRNQQRLISAPTLGSSLARFIHVFPTRQSLWIPGLVLIPVFTMQLFLFCLLGTIIEDKGVKFSAGVYSLTWNELSKQDKQIFRLLLLSSQQPQTLTCAGMTCISLNLFVNVRIPKLGVLSVCLMCPSNYRCRKSSTQSS; encoded by the exons ATGTCGGAGCATCCGATACACACCTTCGATCGGCTGATCAAACGGCAGCGCCTGCTGCTGAAGCTGATCGGCATCGATAGCTACGATCCGGCGTTCCGCATCCACTCGCTCACCTTCATGTTGGTGTGCCTGGCGCTCACCTTCTTCGTCATCTCGCTGTACGACCTGTACCTGTTCCGGGACGACCTGTTCAACTTTGTCTACGTGCTGATCACGATCTTCTTCGCGACGATCGGCATCGGCCACATATCGGTGTTCCTGCTGTGCAGCAAGCTGTTGGCGGAGCTGCTGGAGCAATCCTACCGCACCTACCGGCTGGTGGTGGACGATCAGCGCGAGCAGCGCATCCTGCAGTGGTACACCAGGCTGTTCCAGCGGGCTGTGGACGGCTACACGCTCGTCTTTATCGGCACGTCCGTGGCGGCCGGCTTGCTACCGCTCGCCATCTACCTGCTGTCCGGCGACCGGGTCCTGCCGTACGGTGTTGTGCTGCCGTTCGTCGACCCCGACTCGCTGGTGGGCTACGAGCTGAACTACATCTATCAGGTGAGCTGCATCATCTGGACGCCGCCTGGGCTGGTCGCGTCGGTATGCATGTTGTTTGGGCTCGTGCTGAACATCTGCATACAGTACGACATACTGGCGGTGAAGCTGCAGGACCTGGACGAGCTGATACGGTCGCCGCACCCGCACAGGGACGCGATGATTGGGTGCAAGCTGCGCAGCATCCTTCGCAATCAGCAACGACTGATCAG tGCACCAACCCTTGGGAGCTCTCTGGCTCGCTTCATCCATGTATTTCCCACCCGACAGTCACTCTGGATCCCCGGGCTGGTGTTGATACCGGTCTTCACAATGCAGCTCTTTCTGTTCTGCCTGCTCGGTACCATCATCGAGGATAAGGGCGTCAAGTTTTCGGCCGGCGTGTATAGCCTCACCTGGAACGAGCTGTCCAAGCAGGACAAGCAGATCtttcgcctgctgctgctgagctcACAGCAGCCCCAGACGCTCACCTGCGCTGGTATGACCTGCATCAGCCTGAACCTGTTCGTCAATGTACGTATACCCAAGCTGGGCGTGCTTTCGGTCTGTTTAATGTGCCCTTCCAATTACAGATGTCGCAAAAGTTCTACTCAATCTTCATGA